DNA from Macadamia integrifolia cultivar HAES 741 chromosome 12, SCU_Mint_v3, whole genome shotgun sequence:
ATTATTGTATTATGACAACCAAATTAAATATCGTAAGATGTTTAAAATGTATATCTAAGTATtggatttccttttttttattttttttaggataaATTTGACTTCATTGTTGAATACAAGAAATGGATATTCCATAAATTGAATGATCGATGGAGGAATTTCAAGTTAGACTTGAAGAAAAATGTATATAATCGATATATCACCCACCTAGAATGAATACAAAAGCGTGTTAGACATATTTCGGTGGGTAAATAGTTAGATCTACTCCATATATAGGATACTGACAGATGTAAGTCTATCATATATTAGACCCTTAATTTTATATTCTCCAATTTCACTTGGGCTTATTCTTAGTATAACAattaagaaaagtaaaaaaattaatgtctacgaaaatttgtttgttttggatAAATATTAGGTCATGTGTGTACGTAATAAGACTAATAAGGAAGAGCTGCATATGAGCCACACAACAGGAAAACAAAGTTTACACAAGTACTGGAGAGGAAGGTAAAATAGGGGATGGTActgtattttttgttttgtttatattaGGCCTATTTTGTGCAtttttctaatgtttttttACCACACAAATGTCAAAATTTTAATATGTAGTTATGCATTGTTTGCTTAACGTAAGGAGCACCCAGATGAAGTGTCACCCTCTCAGATAAACCTTTATAAGGTGATACATAATAGAAATGATGGATCTCCTATAAACAACATAGGTGATCAGAACATTGTATGGTTAATGAATCATTTGTTTATTTTCCAGTAGGCTATTAATTATTGATTGGTCATGAAAAACAAGTGAATACCAattattgttaaaaaaaaattaagttcgATGTCGTTTAAGTCCATCGATTAAAAATATAGTTTCACCTCAATTTGTTGAGGAAGTTCTTCTGTAATTGCTTTGGATGACTGTATTTAATATAGGAACTATGGACTATGTAAAAACATGTTTATTAGTCATTTAACAATCCAAAATGTGATTTTCCCCattctattttttaattgtgATGCAAAAAGATATGGTTGTAGGACTAACAAAGAAATCAACGGAAGAACAAATGGGCAATGATGTGCACGAAGATATCTTTACTGAAGTAATGGGTCTTGATATCATGGTTGGGTGCTCCTAATGGGAAGAGGAGTACGCCAAAGGACTACGCCAATCATCACAAGACGTTACTGCAATTCATTGGGAGAATACCGAGTTACGGAGTGAGATGAAAGGTCTGAAAGAGAATGACATAAGGCATAAAgaacaaatatctacaatacaGTCACTACAACAAATTTACTCTTTCACTACGGAAAATATCCGTGGTAAAAAAAATCTACCATAGTAATTGCACTATATATGACGGTTAATATCCGTCGCACGTCCGTCGTTAGGATTGGTGTCATATCTGGTTATGACGGAATTATGGGGTGCGTAGGTTTAGGTTATTGACTACGGAATTATTATACTGTAgcgtaaaataaaatttaaacgACGATAATTTATCATagtttaaaattatttattactGCGGAAGTATAATACCGTAGTAAAAAAACAACTTTTACAAtgttaaaaaaattactttttactacggAAATGTATTTTCGTTGTTAATAgtatacatttaaaaaaaataattatatttatatgaaaatttcctataataaaacatccacaaaaagaaaataaaatatatgatttattTGCTCTTTTATACAAGACAATGAGAAAATCCATGACCACGAGATGATGGACAATATGGTTGAGATGTGCCACAAAATTTGAATGCAAACAATCCAAGTATCCAGCAGTCAGTTTGGCTGAATTAGGTCCCCCACATGACCCAAACTAGTGGACTATGAAGTTTAACTTATCTAGATGGGTTGTGTAAATAATATCTTCCCTAAATAGTATATACAAGGAATGAATGGGACATAGTTTCACTATATCACTATACCATACAAAGGAATCTTGTGGGACATAATTTCACTATATCACTATAACATACAAAGGAATCTTGTGAGGCAGTTCTTCAGCACACTAGAGAAGGAACTGCCAAAAAATAGCAAACAAAATCAGTATGTGATAACAAACATGTTTCAATAGggagaaaagaaatatttaGTCCAGTATAGCATGATTCAGACtattcaattaactcttgacttaaGGAAAATACTCAAGTCAGCAAATTCCAGCATTCTAGCAAAGTTATCAATTGTATCAATATACAGATCTATCAATTCTTTTAAGAAAAAAGTTAAATGTTCACAAAGGCTACTAGTGACTTCTGTCAAATTCACGAAACACGTGGCTGGTAATGTTATATATGATTGTATACATGTTATGTAGgagcttgaaaattttcatctgtCAAGTTGCAGTCAGATAAAAGTATATAATGGAGGTAAAATGATGGTTCAATTTTATatcaaattaagaaaaatatcacTAACCTCTAACAAAGTAACAAGCAATAACAGTCTGCTCATTTGATAAGGAATCTTATTTATCCGGTCAAATCCAATGGAAGCTTTAGTATTTTCCTAATTGGGTTGGTTCCTAGTTGATCCTTTGTTTGGATCATACAATATGCATCAGTACGAGTCAAAAAATGACCAACCCCATAATGATCCTAAAACACTTGTAGAATAGCAAGTAATCTTGGTTGGTTCAAGTCTTATTAGACTTATCGGTTCCAATTTCCAAAACAAATCCCTAGCTGATTTTTCTCATTCCTAAGCTTAGGGATCTTTGATATATCCAAAGTTATTTACCAAGAAATTAAAGGATACACTGATCTACATTGTAACCATCTAAAATTTACATCTTCCATCAGTTATCTCTAGTTTattaaaataaaccaaaatcttGAAGAATCCATTGGAGTGATGTGGTCGAATAAAGTACCTCACAATAGCATAGCATAAAATACCAAATGACAGTGAGCTAAGAAGAATGCCACCCCACAACATAAATTTTATCCTAACAGCAAGATCTACCACCATCTGATCCTTGGTCATGTCAAACCTGGAACAATAAACAACCAGTTCAACGCCACTGAGTCAGCACACAAAGAAGATCAACTAAATTAATCTCCATGATTATTTAAATCATTTAATCTACTGAGTTTATGTCATGAACAAAGGAGACGGAACATTGAAATCAGTGCAAGTAAATCATAATATTCAACAATCACACATTTCCTGCTACCTTAATCTAAAAATGGATAGTTGAAATTCAGATATGAATAGCAATATACAATAAGACATGCTCATTTTGTTATCAACACAACTAAGAAACTTTACTAGGAGGCTATTAAACACATGCTATAATGAAATGATCATCCATTACCTCTGATACTTGAAGCAAAAGCGAGGAATAACAAAAGAACACTAGTTACTATAACAGTTAAGTATGATGATTGTTAGGGTCCCTAGAAGTCagatttaaaacaaaatatatataaacttgAACTATACATCATCTATATAAGAGACAAAAACATTTAACACTAAATCAAGATTGTTGTTGTCCGATAGTTTGCATTAACATTTTCATTTGGTCTTGGAGTGTGCTAAATTTATTCATTGACATTCTCCTTTAATCTTCACATAGTTCAGTCCCAAGTCTTTAATAATCTTCTTAGTTTCATACATTGATTTAAGCAATGAATTCGGCTGGGAATGTGCTTCCTTCAATAAGTCGAGTAACATTGAAATTGCTTTGTCGCACAACTTGCAAAAGCATTTAATATGATAAAGACGAAGAATGAATGAAAGTTTCATAAATTTTTCATTCCCTAGATACAAAGGTAAATCTGCATTTTCAAAGAGAGGTGTATGTGAAGTTGATGTTTTCCCCATGGTGATTCCAAATTGTATAGTTTTTAAAAAATCTATCACAGATCAAATGTTTTGTCACTTCATCCCGATTCTTCTAAAGTTGATTTATGCAATTCACACATGGACATAAGATCTGGGTCCCACATGTTGTATTAGAAAAAATGTAGTCTAGGAATTTATTGACCTCTTGCTCATATAGTGTAGATAACCTAAATTTTCGATCATTTGATCTTTGAATCCAACCCCTAGACATTTTTCTCACATAtaactgataaaaaaaatgttaattcATAACCGCCAAAAGCTAAACTTGATTCTAATTGTGGTGGTCGACATTCAATTTAAAAAGTGAGAATAAACTGAAGGATgccttatttgatttttttatttttttttcaaatccaaaacacTTTTAACTGAACAAGTTCGAGGAAGGAAttgaagaacaaaaactaaTAGCTGACAGCCAAGCATTTAGATTACACCTACACTGTGTTGTTGAGTGGAGTCATTTCATTATCATGGAGTTTCAATCTGATTAGAACAGAGCTATCCAAGGCACCAAACTTGACAAATacatggtcaaaaaaaaaaaaaaaaaagggaaagttaTTGGCGGGTAACACTTCCAACTTATAACCTTAAGGTACCAAGTGGAAAAACTCCTCAAGTATATGAAAGGATCAATGACTTGACAAACCAGTATAAAGCTATAGCTCTATGACTCCCAACATCCTATTCACTTTTAGCTTTACATATTAGATTTACAATAGACAAACAACTTAGAGAGGATAATAGAAAGATCTAGGTTCAACCCAAAACCTTATGACAGTAAGTAGAAATAACTCATCAATCATATGAAGGCACCAAGGACATGAACAAACCAATGTGGGATTGAAACTCCCAATAtctctttacaaaaaaaaaaaaaaaaaaaaaaaaaaactcccaacatctcaacaaAGGAATCCTAAAGTTGCAAGTAGATTCAATATAGCAATAAACATTGCCAACAGCTAGCTCTCTAGACAAAATACTAATGAAGAGAACAAGAGAATGAGTACAGTAATTGTGCTAGGAAGCACTTGATTAGCTAAAATGAAGAACTGGACCCTATGCCAATACAGGGATATGATATTCTTAATTATTAGCTTCCCCAGCCATCTCACTTTGAAATCATTCTGCAAAGATCAAACCTCCATCCAAGGAACACAATAGCCTCTAGTGATTAAAAGATCTAGAAAATCCTAGCATCATTGTCTTTGGCAAACTATTCTTTAAATAGCACTTAAATCTTGATCTCTATAGAAGCATCTCATCTTAGACATAAGGTGAAAGTACTTAAATCAATCCAATAGCATAGTCCAAAAGAAAAGCGAAACAAATAACATGCCTTCAAGATGCATCAATCAAAAGGAATTAGTAGTTTTCAAATTACATAATCTCTCTTTACCAACAATATAGAGCTAACCATGTACACATAAGATATTTCTATATGTGCTTCAACATTTGAAAGGAAATGGTTTTACCAAATTTCCTTAATTTCGGCTTGGCCAGCGAGGAGGATCTCGAGCTTCTGCGGGAGTTTCTTCAACAGAGTTTCTTCAACGGAGTTTCTTAGCCGGAGAAGAGGGTGATCGGAGAAGATCTGCCGAGAAGACATAGGCGACTCTGTCTTCAACGGAGTTTCTTCGCCGTTGCTGTTCATTGAGAAGACAAAGGCGACTGAACTTAAAAAGCGTTTGGAGGAGGACGGGTAGAGAGGATATCAGTGGGGCAAAGAACTGTGATCTGAGCAGATCCGTGCAGGTCTGGGCACCTCTCCTCAGCCATCGTTCAAGGCTTAAGCAGATTTTCGAACAACCGTGGAAACCATACCAGTGGAAGAGAACTGAAGGGTGAAGGAGCAGATCTGAGCAGATCTGCGCAGATCTGAGCAGATCTgcgcagatccgagcagatccgagcagatctgaGCTATCTCAATCGGATCTGCTTGTGTATTCTCTGCTTGTGTATCAGCAGCTCAAAGGatcatagaaaagaaaattaatccCAACTTGATCCAGTGAAGGGGTTACTTAATACCCAGTTTCCCCTGTTTAAGGAACTGAATCAGCTGCCTGAGCATCCTATGAATGAACCATTCTCGGCTGAGCAGGATGTGGCTGAGGAGGGTCTCCCAAAGGTTCCTGCTGGAGATGAAGGGAGACGCTCCTATTCTTCCGTGGTGGGGAGAGCTCTGCCGGATGTGGATAGTTTGCCAGACCCCATTCATGCGGGCACTGATACAAAGATAATTGTTCCTcaagatgcctatgaggaacGCCTCCAGGGCTTCCGATTTGCTTTGATTGGCAGagcaaatttcaaattcatatctATGGATGACATCCGCAAGGAGGCGAGAGAAACCTGGAACCTCAAAGGCGGTGTGAAGATGGCTCCGATGGGGAAGGGTTACATCCTCTTCAAATTTGAAAAGGAAGGTGACATGGCAGCACTGTGGCGAAGGAGTCTTACGAGAGTCGCTGGTCACGTTCTCCGTTTCCAGCGATGGAAGCCTGACTTTGATGTGCATGCGAAGAATAATACTAAGCTCGTATGGATCAGATTCCCCGACTTGCCTcttgaatattggcatgagaagattCTACTCACTATGGCTAAGGCTGCTGGGAGACCTGTTGCACTAGATAGATGTACTCGAGCGGCTTCCATGGGATCTTTTGCTCGGGTCCAAGTGGAGATCGAAGTGGGAGCAAGCAGGCCTGAGGAGATTCAAGTGGAGAGACGACAACCAGGAACGGGGGAaattttctggttcaaacagATTATTTCCTATGAAGATGGCATGCTTAGGTGCGGGTATTGTAAGAGAATGGGTCATAATGTGCAATCTTGCCGCCATCGGAAAGCACCAAATAGAGAGGTGCAGCACCGTGAAGGACACATAGATGGTGAGACGTTTGGTGAAGAAGAAGGTGGAAGACAGGATGAAGGCCCCAGGCAGGGCGGCGACGCGGCGGAGATGGTGAGTAATGCTGGAAGATCCTCCGCTCAGCCAATGCACGGATCTCTTCCCTTCTCAAGAGCTGCTATTTTAAGACAGTCTACGCCTAATAGCATATATGGGAATCTTGAAATCATCCTTCCCTTGGAAGACAATTCTGAGAAGGAAGGGAATCTGCCAAGTGGCAATGGGATCATTCCAAATCAACTTTCTGAAGGAAGTTCTAAGGAGTACTCGGTGGAAGATAACAGCTCTGAGGCCAGCTCACCCCATGGGCAGTGCAATCCTCCATCTAGCAAGGTTGACCAGCAACTTATTGACCGTCCTATGGTGGACAACCCATTGGGCGGAACTGAATATGGATCCGACCCAGCAGACTCTGCAAGCTCCTTGTTCGAACATGACTCTCATCCTTTCAGGGAAGAGAGAAACCAGAAAGGCGCTGAGATTGAAGCTCCTAACACAGGTAGGGCCCCTGTGCCTCGTACTCTCAGGCCTCGTAAGAACAGAGCAGTGAACATTGGCAGACGGGGAGGCTGCCGGAAGACTCACGCTGGCAGAGGAGGGCGCGATCATGAATGGGAGGGCCCTGAGCATGTTGTTTCAGACTTGTCTCCATCACATATTGTGGGAGGAAGGGTGATAGTCCAACACCAAGAAGTGACAGCAATTGACAGTTTTCTTCGAGATGTGGAAGATAACTCTAATAGACCAGCGCATGAAGGTGGAATGCTGGGGCAGACTTCAATGTCTGGTCATCTGGATGCCACAAATAAGTGATTTGATGAAGGTCCTTTTCTGGAATATTAGGGGCATCAAGAAGGCGGTCGGAAGACGGGCCTTGAGAGAGTTGATTATTCAGAAGGATCCAGACCTTCTGTGTATCGCAGAACCGATGATAGGTACCTGTGACTTTCccaatttgttttttaataaactaGGCTTTTACGgtgattttattcataacaaTAGGCTTAATAGAATTccaaacctttggatcctgtggagaagaaatttgaaggtccctgtttctgtttctgagtCTGAACAGCATGTTACAATTGCTTTGGATTGGGGTATGAGCCATATCCAGATTTCCTTTGTTCATGCTAGCAGCTTTAGGGCGGGGCGAAGAGCTTTATGGATGGATTTGGTGGCTGATACTCCTCAAACTCCTACTCCTTGGACTGTTATTGGTGACTTTAATGCATGCCTTCAATCTCATGAGAAACGTGGCCCAGGAAATTTCAGTTTGGGGTCGGCAGCAgaatttggagccatggttgACGCATGTCTTCTATCTCAGGTGCCCTCGATGGGCAGGAAATTCACCTGGACAAACAATCGATGCCGAGGTAATGTCTGTGCTGTTCTGGATAGAGGTTTTTGTAACGAAGAATGGATATCCTTTTTTCAGGACTGTTCTCAACAGGTCCTGCCTCGGTTTGCCTCTGACCATTCCCCTCTGCTTGTGGTCTCAAGTAGCAGCCAGCGCCCTCCAAATTGCCCCTTtcgatttaataatttttggacGGATCATGAGGACTTCGATAGGGTTGTAGCTGAATCCTGGGCGGAGTGGGCTCCAGGGTCACCTATTTTATCCCTAATGTCTAAACTCAAGCGGCTCAAAGGGGCATTAAAAGGTTGGGCGAAACAGACCTTTCCCCATTTTGAAAGGGATCTCGACGAGGCAAAGAAAAATCTCAACCACGTGCAGGAGGAGATTGACAGTAATGGGTTGTCGGATCAACTGTTCCGAATGGAGGCTGATGCTAAAACGGCTCTTCTCAAGGCGCAAGAGAACCATGAAAAGCTTTGGGCAGAAAAGGCGAGACTCAGGTGGTTGACTTATGGGGACAGAAATTCTAAGTTTTTCCATCTATCTGCTAAAATGcgaagaaatagaaatactaTCCGATCCCTCAAAAAACAGGATGGGTCAATTGTGGAAGGGCAAACTAATTTGGGTGAGTATATTGTGGAATTCTATGAGGGATTTCACAAAAATGCTCCAACAGTCGATCATCTTGATCTTTTGGACAGCATTCCGAGGGTTCTCCAACAAGTAGACATATTTCATCTAGACTCTCTTCCTGGTAATGCAGAGATCATGAAGGCGGTCTGGGCGTTTGATCCTGAAAGCTCGCCTGGCCCAGACGGCTTCTCTGGAAAATTTTTCAGGAAGTGTTGGAGCATTGTGGAAGGTGATGTTTGTAATGCGGTGAAAGCCTTCTTTAGGACTAGTCGTATGCCTAAAGGTGTTAACAATACTTTCCTAATTCTGATCCCTAAAGTGGACGGAGCTGAGACTCTGGACAAGTATCGACCATTGTGTATGAGcaattttttctgcaaaataATTTCTAAGGTGTTGGCTATGCGCTTAGAGAGATTTCTCCCCAGGCTCATTTCGGAAGAACAGGGagcttttcaaaaagggaagcTGATCCATGACAACATTAGTGTGGCATCCGAGTTGGCAAACTTGATGTATTCTGCCACGAGAGGGGGTGGCCTTGGTCTAAAAATAGACATCAGAAAGGCATACGATACGATTTCTTGGTCTTTCCTCTTTAAGGTGATGGAAAAATTTGGATTCTCAGAAAATTGGATCACATGGCTGCATCAATTATTGGCTTCAACTAAGATTTCTGTTCTTGTCAATGGAGGCCCGCAGGGCTTCTTTGGCGTGGAGCGAGGATTGAGACAGGGAGACCCTATATCCCCCTTGCTTTTTATCATGGCGGAAGAGGTTCTCTCTCGAGGCCTGACGAGATTGACCCACCAAAAAGATATTATGCCCATTTGTGGCCCTAAAGGCGTTGTAACCCCTGGGCACATCTTATTCGCCGATGATATCTTTATCTTCTCGAATGCTTCATCCAGGTATGTGGCTAAccttaaaaattttcttatgaaatatcAGGAGTTCTCTGGTCAACACATCAGCTTCGAGAAAAGCAAGCTCTTCCTAGGGAAAATTTCTCCAACTCGTAAGCAAGCCATCGCTGAGACTTTGGGCATCCCCATTTGCAGCTTTCCAACTCGATACCTTGGTGTTGAGATATTCAAGGGAAGAATCACAAAGGAGGCATTGCTGCCTGTGTTGGATAAAGTAAAGGGGCGCCTTGCTAGATGGAAAGGTAAACTTTTGTCGATGGCGGGCAGGGTGGAGTTGGTTAGATCAGTCATATCCGGTATTCCTAATCATAATTTTGCGATCTATTGGTGGCCCTCTGCTCTCCTTGTAACCATGGAAAGatggatgaagaacttcatctGGGCAGGGGAAGTGGATACCTCAAAACCAATTACAGTGAAGTGGGAGTCTGTTTGCAAACCGAAGGAAGAAGGGGGTTTAGGTATCAGAAGACTCAGAGACACGAACATGGCAATGCTGTGTAAATTGGTATGGAGAATAAAGCATGAGAAATCTGCTGCCAATTCCTTTCTTAGAGCCAGATTTGTGAAAAAAGATGGGTCATTTAATAGAGGTTGTCGGCCGTCGTCTATTGCTCTGGGCATCAGAAAGGTGTGGAAGACTGTGGAGGCAAACGAACGTTGGATTATTGGGAGAGGCGATCTAGCAAATTTCTGGAAAGACAAATGGTGGGGCCCTAGGTCTATTCTTGAGGAGATTCAGACTCCTGACCTCCCCCCCCTCCCTTGCAATGCTAAGGTTTGTGATTTCATCAGGAATGGAGAATGGTCACTTCCAGAGGTCCGCTCTCACTCTCTCAGacaaattttccttgcaattaaAGAGGTGAAGATTCCCAGTGCCCAATTTGAGGACTTATGTATATGGCAGCTATCTCCTCTTGGTTCTTTTACTACATTGTCAGCGTGGGAGGATATTAGAAGAGTTGCTCCGGCAGTGCATTGGAACTCTTTGGTTTGGCACAATAACCTCCCTCCAAGAATTGCTACTTTTGGATGGCGACTAGCTCATGAGAGACTCCCAACGGACGAGCTTATaaggaaaaaaggaattttccttgTCTCTCGATGTAGCCTCTGTGAGCAGTACGAAGAAAGTATGGAGCATATTTTCCTTCACTGTCCTTTCTCcagagatatttgggagaagttcACCTCTTGTTTCGCAATTCGATGGTCTGAACATGAGTCAATTGATAGCTTATtgcagtggtggaagaggaaatcaagaTCGATCAATTTAAAAAACTCTTGGATGATAGGGTTTACCATCATTGCTTCTCAAatctggagggaaagaaatatcagacggtatgaaggaaaaaagaggaatggGATCTACTCATTTCAATACATCTGCCAGGATCTTGCTCTATATGCAGGGACTTCTAAGGGTGAAGTGAAATCGATTGCTGATATTATGTGTTGCAGAAAACTGGGGCTGAAGATTGATAACCCAAAGATTGTGCCGCCGCtggaagttcattggtgtaagccaccggatcagtggatcaaaattaatgttgaTGGCAGTTCATTGGGAAACCCGGGTCGCGCAGGAGCAGGGGGAATTGTTCGTGACAGTAATGGTCAGGTTTGTAAGGCTTTCAGTACTTTTTTGggtgttaaaaaaatatatgaagctgaatttagTGCTGTCATGGAAGCAATATTGGTTGCTATGAATATGAACGCAAGGGGCTTGTGGATCGAGTCTGACTCCGCAGCTGTAGTGGCTGCAACGCAGAAGATGCATATCCCTTGGTTTATTTTACAAAAATGGCGGTTTGCTCTCCCATTCCTTCAGTCCATTACATGGAAAATCACCCACTGCTTCCGTGAGGCGAACACTGTGGCAGATTTTTTGGCAAAGAAGGCAGCAAAATCGGGAGCCTCTGACTACTCCACCACTTTTCCCAGTCATGTATTAGATGATTTAGAAAATGATGCCTCGGGTAGGCATAGTTTTCGCTTCTGCTAGGCTCTTGCTTGTACACTctgctgatggctatgccgaaggtggagtttgcaagtgGCTGTAGTGGTTGCGAGCCTGcttgaatttctttcttctttggatgtattttttcctttttttcctttaataaaatcaccctttagcaaaaaaaaaaagactagaggggagagaaaaaaattgtgGGTCCGGAGTGGGGCTCATTTGAGCTTAAGgctcttgataccatgttaagtGATGTATTTGAATTGTATTTCCATAATAAATTGGCTCACAAGAAGTTCTACTATATATAGAATAGGAATCCACATATTGTTGGAAACTCTATCCTCTAGTTTGAGATGGACAAGGAAAGATAGTTTGTGTTATCACATGTGAGTTTGAGTTGTAATAGGTTTCTGTCATCACATGTGATGATGAACATTGACGGAAATACAAACTCCTAGAGATGGATAACACATAGAACTCCAACAATGGAGGAGTCCTAGTGGGAAGAGGAGTTCGACATCCAATGGAACTCCTACAAATAAGAGTGAATTAATCAGCATAAGTGGCAATGAAGATTGAGAGAGAGTAGGACTTGAATTCCCATTGATAAAGACATAATGATAGTTTAGAAgctactcttcttttttttttgggggggggggggtgttcaaAAGTTTAGAAGCTACATcatatgtttcttttcttgtattttataGGACTGaagc
Protein-coding regions in this window:
- the LOC122057654 gene encoding uncharacterized protein LOC122057654, which produces MNEPFSAEQDVAEEGLPKVPAGDEGRRSYSSVVGRALPDVDSLPDPIHAGTDTKIIVPQDAYEERLQGFRFALIGRANFKFISMDDIRKEARETWNLKGGVKMAPMGKGYILFKFEKEGDMAALWRRSLTRVAGHVLRFQRWKPDFDVHAKNNTKLVWIRFPDLPLEYWHEKILLTMAKAAGRPVALDRCTRAASMGSFARVQVEIEVGASRPEEIQVERRQPGTGEIFWFKQIISYEDGMLRCGYCKRMGHNVQSCRHRKAPNREVQHREGHIDGETFGEEEGGRQDEGPRQGGDAAEMVSNAGRSSAQPMHGSLPFSRAAILRQSTPNSIYGNLEIILPLEDNSEKEGNLPSGNGIIPNQLSEGSSKEYSVEDNSSEASSPHGQCNPPSSKVDQQLIDRPMVDNPLGGTEYGSDPADSASSLFEHDSHPFREERNQKGAEIEAPNTGRAPVPRTLRPRKNRAVNIGRRGGCRKTHAGRGGRDHEWEGPEHVVSDLSPSHIVGGRVIVQHQEVTAIDSFLRDVEDNSNRPAHEGGMLGQTSMSGHLDATNK
- the LOC122094804 gene encoding uncharacterized protein LOC122094804, which encodes MDLVADTPQTPTPWTVIGDFNACLQSHEKRGPGNFSLGSAAEFGAMVDACLLSQVPSMGRKFTWTNNRCRGNVCAVLDRGFCNEEWISFFQDCSQQVLPRFASDHSPLLVVSSSSQRPPNCPFRFNNFWTDHEDFDRVVAESWAEWAPGSPILSLMSKLKRLKGALKGWAKQTFPHFERDLDEAKKNLNHVQEEIDSNGLSDQLFRMEADAKTALLKAQENHEKLWAEKARLRWLTYGDRNSKFFHLSAKMRRNRNTIRSLKKQDGSIVEGQTNLGEYIVEFYEGFHKNAPTVDHLDLLDSIPRVLQQVDIFHLDSLPGNAEIMKAVWAFDPESSPGPDGFSGKFFRKCWSIVEGDVCNAVKAFFRTSRMPKGVNNTFLILIPKVDGAETLDKYRPLCMSNFFCKIISKVLAMRLERFLPRLISEEQGAFQKGKLIHDNISVASELANLMYSATRGGGLGLKIDIRKAYDTISWSFLFKVMEKFGFSENWITWLHQLLASTKISVLVNGGPQGFFGVERGLRQGDPISPLLFIMAEEVLSRGLTRLTHQKDIMPICGPKGVVTPGHILFADDIFIFSNASSRYVANLKNFLMKYQEFSGQHISFEKSKLFLGKISPTRKQAIAETLGIPICSFPTRYLGVEIFKGRITKEALLPVLDKVKGRLARWKGKLLSMAGRVELVRSVISGIPNHNFAIYWWPSALLVTMERWMKNFIWAGEVDTSKPITVKWESVCKPKEEGGLGIRRLRDTNMAMLCKLVWRIKHEKSAANSFLRARFVKKDGSFNRGCRPSSIALGIRKVWKTVEANERWIIGRGDLANFWKDKWWGPRSILEEIQTPDLPPLPCNAKVCDFIRNGEWSLPEVRSHSLRQIFLAIKEVKIPSAQFEDLCIWQLSPLGSFTTLSAWEDIRRVAPAVHWNSLVWHNNLPPRIATFGWRLAHERLPTDELIRKKGIFLVSRCSLCEQYEESMEHIFLHCPFSRDIWEKFTSCFAIRWSEHESIDSLLQWWKRKSRSINLKNSWMIGFTIIASQIWRERNIRRYEGKKRNGIYSFQYICQDLALYAGTSKGEVKSIADIMCCRKLGLKIDNPKIVPPLEVHWSEFSAVMEAILVAMNMNARGLWIESDSAAVVAATQKMHIPWFILQKWRFALPFLQSITWKITHCFREANTVADFLAKKAAKSGASDYSTTFPSHVLDDLENDASGRHSFRFC